Within Vicia villosa cultivar HV-30 ecotype Madison, WI linkage group LG1, Vvil1.0, whole genome shotgun sequence, the genomic segment AAACTAGGGACTTATTCCCTTAAACTAGGAACTTATTCCCTTGAAACCTTCCCTCAAATATGTGTACCATCCATAACTCCAATGCAATCCTTAATTCATATATGACTTAGTTAGATGTGTAAGGGTAAGACTTAAAGGTTTATGACAAAATAGAATATAACAATTCcttgaaaaaaaaatgatgttaCCTTAAAAATGGATAGAATGCGCTATTGTTAAGGATTTGTGGTGGGATATCGATACCTAATAGTTAGTTGGATAAAAAGTTCTTCTCCTAATGCAAGTATGGCATCCAACATATTGTGAAAATGGTGATTAATACTCTCTCTAGTGTGATAAAACAAGAATGACGCAGTAGGCATTTTAACAACATGCCCTATAATATGTAAGAATTTTGTTGCTCGCTCTTTCATTGTGAACCTTATAGTGTCCTTTACTATATCATTGCCTTTTTTTTTTTACGCAACTCCATGAAAGCTCTAGGTCCATGTGTATGATGCCACATCACTTCTTTGTATGCACTAGATAACTCATTAATTATTTCGTCTACGCTCACTTTGTAAATAGTAAGTGACTCGATTATGGAGATATGTTGCTAAAATttcattcaaatgcaattcatggACAACATGATATAATATGTCAACAAAACCAATATGGTGCCTCTTTTCCAGCTTTTTTAGCATGATTTAAAACTTGCATTTGAATAGACATTACAATGTCAATAAtttcatcttcatcaagtcaATTTTATCTATTATTTCAATTTGGCCATCAATGTTTAGTTCTCCAACACTATTTAGATTTGACATCACCTCCATAATCATAGGACAGTCTTAAAAGCTTCCTTATTTAGCACAAATAAGCAACTAAATAACTGTTCCAACACATAATacatgtataaaaaaataaaaaggaaattacAATGAAAATTTTACTGttcaaaaaacaataataaagataaaataaattaatacaaatatttccatttcatacaaaaacaaacaaatcaaTATCTGTAAACCtaatttctaaaataaatttagaaCAACAGAACTATAAATAACAGTTTTTGTTTGCAAAGCACTGCatcaaaaaatttattgaatGACCTTTTCAAAACAAGAATACAAACAAATTGCAGAGAATGTTAATATCTTCACTGAATCTATACAAATTAATTATAAGCATAAAAATCAAATTCATCTATattttacaacaacaaaaaaaactacataaaaatatttcataCCTATGAGTTTTTACCTTTTAAATCAAATCTTGAATTGGCAAAGTGTATGATGAACAACCAACCCTAAGTttcatgtttttatttatagatgatgatggtgatgagtgATAAGAAATTGAATCAGTTAGCATTAGAATAAAATTTTCTGCAAGAGGCCTAAATGTGAAAGGATTTCTGTGcaatttatccaaaaataaatagtaacaataacaataaaattgTCAGCAAAAGAGgtggaaaaaaaacattaaattataCATTGAAGCCATTTAGAAGTTAGATGTGAAATCAAACAAGCATGGTGGAGGCATTTGCTTATACAGTCAGGTGCAATGCCAACCACAACCAATCCATGTTATAGACATAATGTCATTCATAAATTCCAGTTtctatttttttggattattgAAAAAAACATGAAATTAAGTAAGTGAAATGCATTAACTATAGTAACATTTGGACTGTACAGGATTTTTGTTGTCAGTAACGGCGTATCTTTACTTCTCGGCCTCAGGCTTTGACTCAGGCTCGGGCTCGGGCCCAACTCTGATCTCCAAAAGCCTCTCAACTGGCTGTCTGCAGATTGGACATCTATTTGTCTGGAACCTTAAGACCTTCGCGCATTCACTACACATGCACTGCAACAGGGAAAGGAATTCAGCCAAAGTGTATCAATATGGACTGACTAAAGGCATGTTTGGATTAACTTATTTGAATTTATCAACTAACATTATCACAGAGAGCTTATGGAAATAAACTGAAaagagcatatgaatatgtcaTAAGTTCTTTTCATTCGCTCTCTCAAATAGTTTCACACGTGTTTATGCAAGTAGAGAAGCTCATTTAGCCAATCCAAAACAATTAGTTTTTATTTcatcttttgttatagaaatgACTTATGCACAAACAGTTATATGATAAGCACTTAAACTAAAGCGCGTAAATAAGTTGTATATCCAAACATGGCATGAGTAGTTTACAACAGTTAAGTATTACTACTAGTGATATCAACGGCTAACATCAGCATCATTGTGTCAAGCAATAAAAGCAAAATCAAATCACAAAAGAGAAAAACTGTAATACCATGTGGCGACAGGGAAGGACAGTTGTGTCGCGAGGTTCTGACAAGCAGATTACACACTCTTTTCCGGGGTCATTCCCATCCATGTCACTTTCGACTGAAGTTCCAATACCATATATCTCCTGCAGCTCGTACCTCATTCCATTCACCCACAATATCTGCTTAACAACCTTCACCCGGAATTCTCCTTTCTCCTTCTCAAATACGGCTTGAGTTATCTGAGAgttgtttgtgtttgttttaCTACCAGATTTAGGAGTTCCGTTTGATCCATCCTCGGCACCGGAAGATGCATCTGCTTTAACTGCTACAGGATAGACGTCCACGTCGCCCACTTTCAATAACTCAGATTCCTCAAACATTGAGAAAGTGATACCAGTTCCAGCTGGCTGTATAAACTTCTGGCCAAGACCTTGCTGGAAATTTATAATAACCGGTGCAAGAACATTTTCCTTCGTCGAGGTAAGGACACATCCGTCACCTTCCTTCGCAAAGAAAAGTACCGCGATGCTGTTATGGAGACAAGGAGAAACAAGCATTTAGATCAGACAAATAAAACAGCTATAGCACAATAGAATTTTGCTTTTTCCCATAATAAATTATAGAGTTACATTaaatagaaagaagaagaaaaaaaccaaTAAAGTACTCCCTCCATCccttattataagcaaattttactttttaaaa encodes:
- the LOC131644598 gene encoding probable E3 ubiquitin-protein ligase LOG2 encodes the protein MGNVGSSHSRRRHGGGGSGRRVHPPVTPPPLQEVAVNPYAHPAAAPVYQNYPNNYPPPGSVPMPLPAPYDHHHRTGMEPVYGRYPAPPPAPYVEHQKAVTIRNDVNIKKETLRIEADEENPGQFLVAFTFDATVSGSIAVLFFAKEGDGCVLTSTKENVLAPVIINFQQGLGQKFIQPAGTGITFSMFEESELLKVGDVDVYPVAVKADASSGAEDGSNGTPKSGSKTNTNNSQITQAVFEKEKGEFRVKVVKQILWVNGMRYELQEIYGIGTSVESDMDGNDPGKECVICLSEPRDTTVLPCRHMCMCSECAKVLRFQTNRCPICRQPVERLLEIRVGPEPEPESKPEAEK